The Bacillus sp. Y1 genome includes the window ACTGGTGAGATTAAAGAAGTAAATGAAGTGTTTGAATGGATTTGGTATCATGTAAAAAAGACAAGCAAAGAGCTTGTTAGCGTTTTTCGAGATAAGGATTAATTAATTAGTCGCTCGTATAAGAGTGACTAATTTTTTCGTATATTATAAGAGGTATATGTTTTATTTGAACTTTGAACAGTGTCTAGCTCCAGCGCTTAGCTCCTCGGGGTCATAAGCCAAAGCCCTACAGAGGTCAGGACCTCTTTCAGTCTTCGTCTTATGCCTGTCGGAGCTTACCAAGGCGCTTGCGCTTATCTTATAATAAGAGCAAAATTTTTGTCATTTCATTTTTATGTTATAATGAGAAAGTTAAACAAAACTTTTAGCTAAATGCTTTTAAATATATATTTGGAGGAAGTACAATGTCGATTGCGGATTTCGATGTTTTGAAATACTTATCCATTACCATTGACATTCTCCTAGTTTGGTACGTGATCTATAAGCTGATCATGGTTATAAAAGGTACTAAGGCGGTCCAACTGCTTAAAGGGATATTTGTTATATTAATGGTTACAGTGATTAGTGATTGGTTTAGCTTAAAAACACTGAATTGGATGATGGAACAAATATTGCTTTGGGGAGTTCTTGGAATTATTATTATCTTTCAACCAGAGCTTAGAAGAGCACTTGAACAGCTAGGCCGAGGACGTTTCTTCTCTCGAACAGGGGTACAGGAAGAGGAAGAACAGGAAAAAATGGTAGAAGCGATTACGAAGGCAACCGATTATATGGCAAAGCGTCGTATCGGTGCGTTAATGTCAATTGAAAGAGAAACGGGTATGGGAGATTACATAGAGACTGGGATTGGCTTACAAGCGAAAATCTCCTCAGAGTTATTAATTAATATATTTATACCGAATACTCCGCTTCATGATGGTGCTGTTATCATTCAAAAGAATATGATTGCCGCTGCTGCCTGTTATCTTCCATTATCTGAGAGTCCCTTTATTTCTAAAGAATTAGGAACAAGGCACAGAGCGGCTCTAGGAATTAGTGAAGTGACGGATAGTGTAACGGTTATTGTGTCTGAAGAAACAGGGGCAATCTCACTTACCAAAAATGGAGAACTTCACCGTGACTTGAAGCTTGAACAATTTAAGCAAATGTTAGCTAATGAATTTATTATTCCAATGAAGCCGAAGCAAGCCTCCACACCTCGATGGAATTGGAGGGGAAAAAAGAATGGATAATTTAATTGATAAACTAATTGATAATCGATGGTTTATTAGGGTTGTTGCATTGCTATTAGCTTTTTTGCTTTTTATATACGTGTATGACGGAGAAGATTTATCGATTAATGTGCCACAGGATCAAGAAACGGAAACAATCACAGACGTTCCTGTGAAAAGTTATTATGATACGGAAAACCTCGTCGTAAGTGGGGTTCCAAGTACTGTAACAATCAAGTTAAGTGGCCCTAAAAATCTCTTGCAGCAAGCAAAGACCTCTCGATCATATGAAGTGTATGTAGATTTATCAGAAGCAGAGATCGGTACTCAACGTGTACCAATTGAAATTAGAGATGTGTCCGACAGACTAACGGTGGAAATTGAACCGGATTATGCTAATGTATCTATACAAGAGAAGGTAACACAGGAATTTAAGGTGGAGCCCGAATATAATTCAAGTCTTGTTGCAGATGGTTATACCGCTGAGCAGGCGGTTGTTAAGCCTAACAAAGTTAAAATTACTGGTGCAAAAGATGTTATCGAAAAAATCACTTATGTAAAAGCAACGATCGATTTAGAAGGCAAAATTGAAGATACAGTAACAAAGGAAGCAAAAATTTTAGTCTTGGATCAAGACCTTAATAAACTTGATGTCATTCTTGAATCAGATACAGTGGAAGTGACCATACCTGTAAAGGCGTCTAGTAAAGAAGTTCCAATAAAAATTGTTGAAAAGGGAACCCCCCCCAGTGGGGTAACGATTGACTCGATCAATTTAGCACAATCCCAAGCAACAATACTTGCTCAAGCGGATATATTGGACAAGACAGAATCTGTTCGTGTGGAGGTAGATGT containing:
- the cdaA gene encoding diadenylate cyclase CdaA, giving the protein MSIADFDVLKYLSITIDILLVWYVIYKLIMVIKGTKAVQLLKGIFVILMVTVISDWFSLKTLNWMMEQILLWGVLGIIIIFQPELRRALEQLGRGRFFSRTGVQEEEEQEKMVEAITKATDYMAKRRIGALMSIERETGMGDYIETGIGLQAKISSELLINIFIPNTPLHDGAVIIQKNMIAAAACYLPLSESPFISKELGTRHRAALGISEVTDSVTVIVSEETGAISLTKNGELHRDLKLEQFKQMLANEFIIPMKPKQASTPRWNWRGKKNG
- a CDS encoding CdaR family protein — protein: MDNLIDKLIDNRWFIRVVALLLAFLLFIYVYDGEDLSINVPQDQETETITDVPVKSYYDTENLVVSGVPSTVTIKLSGPKNLLQQAKTSRSYEVYVDLSEAEIGTQRVPIEIRDVSDRLTVEIEPDYANVSIQEKVTQEFKVEPEYNSSLVADGYTAEQAVVKPNKVKITGAKDVIEKITYVKATIDLEGKIEDTVTKEAKILVLDQDLNKLDVILESDTVEVTIPVKASSKEVPIKIVEKGTPPSGVTIDSINLAQSQATILAQADILDKTESVRVEVDVSSINDDTTLTLPVIISEGIVKVDPETVDVTIKVSREEEITFSNIPIKANGLAADLNMSYNEPLDGTVSITATGESSIIGSLKESDFSVILNLAGLGEGEHSVDLNVTGPTNINWTINQQTAKISITKREA